Proteins encoded in a region of the Haloarchaeobius salinus genome:
- a CDS encoding 50S ribosomal protein L19e, with protein sequence MTDLSAQRRLAADVLDCGKNRVWFDPDAQSDISEAITREDIRELVNEGTIRAEEKRGNSKGRSRERKAKRAYGHQKGPGKRRGKKGGRSDPKKEWQNRIRAQRKKLHELRAEGEIDRTQYRELYNKARGGEFRSVQYLLNYIDNNYGDQ encoded by the coding sequence ATGACTGATCTGTCCGCCCAGCGACGACTGGCCGCCGACGTCCTCGACTGCGGGAAGAACCGCGTCTGGTTCGACCCGGACGCGCAGTCCGACATCTCGGAGGCGATCACCCGCGAGGACATCCGCGAGCTGGTCAACGAGGGTACGATTCGAGCCGAGGAGAAGCGCGGTAACTCCAAGGGTCGCTCCCGCGAGCGGAAGGCCAAGCGCGCCTACGGGCACCAGAAGGGGCCCGGCAAGCGCCGCGGCAAGAAGGGGGGGCGCTCCGACCCGAAGAAGGAGTGGCAGAACCGCATCAGAGCGCAGCGAAAGAAGCTCCACGAGCTCCGTGCTGAGGGCGAGATCGATCGCACCCAGTACCGCGAGCTCTACAACAAGGCCCGCGGCGGCGAGTTCCGGAGCGTCCAGTACCTGCTGAACTACATCGACAACAACTACGGTGACCAATAA
- a CDS encoding 50S ribosomal protein L18 codes for MATGPRYKVPMRRRREVRTDYHQRLRLLKSGKPRLVARKSNKHATAQLIVPGTQGDETLASATSEDLADFGWEAPTGNLPAAYLTGLLAGKRALDAGVEEAVLDIGLNTATPGSKVFAVQEGAIDAGLDIPHNDDVLAEWPRNRGEHIAEYAEQLDEPLYSGDFDATDLPEHFDEVRETLMER; via the coding sequence ATGGCGACAGGACCACGATACAAGGTTCCGATGCGTCGTCGCCGCGAGGTCCGGACGGACTACCATCAGAGGTTGCGCCTGCTGAAATCCGGCAAGCCACGGCTCGTCGCTCGAAAGAGCAACAAGCACGCCACGGCGCAGCTGATAGTCCCCGGTACCCAGGGCGACGAGACACTCGCGAGTGCGACCTCCGAGGACCTGGCCGACTTCGGCTGGGAGGCACCCACGGGCAACCTGCCCGCGGCGTACCTGACCGGACTCCTCGCAGGCAAGCGCGCACTCGACGCAGGCGTCGAGGAAGCGGTGCTCGACATCGGCCTCAACACGGCGACACCCGGTTCGAAGGTGTTCGCGGTGCAGGAGGGCGCGATCGACGCCGGTCTCGACATCCCGCACAACGACGACGTGCTGGCCGAGTGGCCACGGAACCGCGGCGAGCACATCGCCGAGTACGCTGAGCAACTCGACGAGCCGCTCTACAGCGGTGACTTCGACGCAACGGACCTTCCCGAGCACTTCGACGAAGTGCGCGAGACCCTGATGGAGCGATAA
- a CDS encoding 30S ribosomal protein S5, with protein sequence MSGNNYNDGWEPVTRLGKKVQEGEIDSMEAALNSGLPLKEPEVTDQLLPGLEDEVLDINMVQRMTDSGRRVKFRCVVAIGNRDGYVGYAEGRDDQVGAAIQKAIGIAKLNIIDVPRGSGSWEDRSTKPHSLTHRTTGKAGSVEVELIPAPLGLGLAASDTVRKVLELAGIEDAWTKSYGNTRTTVNFAKATFNALENASQSRRARLQSAEEVAE encoded by the coding sequence ATGAGCGGCAACAACTACAACGACGGCTGGGAACCCGTCACACGGCTCGGAAAGAAGGTACAGGAGGGCGAGATCGACTCGATGGAGGCAGCCCTCAACTCCGGTCTCCCGCTGAAGGAGCCGGAGGTAACTGACCAGCTCCTGCCGGGGCTGGAGGACGAGGTGCTGGACATCAACATGGTCCAGCGGATGACCGACTCCGGTCGGCGGGTGAAGTTCCGCTGCGTCGTCGCCATCGGCAACCGCGACGGCTACGTCGGCTACGCCGAGGGGCGTGACGACCAGGTCGGGGCCGCCATCCAGAAGGCCATCGGCATCGCCAAGCTGAACATCATCGACGTGCCCCGTGGCTCGGGCTCCTGGGAGGACCGGAGTACGAAGCCGCACTCGCTGACCCACCGGACGACCGGGAAGGCGGGCTCCGTCGAGGTCGAACTCATCCCCGCCCCGCTCGGGCTGGGGCTCGCGGCATCCGACACCGTCCGCAAGGTGCTGGAGCTCGCGGGCATCGAGGACGCCTGGACCAAGAGCTACGGCAACACGCGCACAACGGTCAACTTCGCGAAGGCGACGTTCAACGCGCTGGAGAACGCCTCGCAGTCCCGTCGCGCGCGTCTCCAGTCCGCCGAGGAGGTGGCCGAGTGA
- a CDS encoding 50S ribosomal protein L30, giving the protein MQAVVQLRGEVDRSGAVDDTLSMLNIERVNHATLVPETDSYRGMLTKVNDYVAMGEPSQDVLATVLAKRAEVEESGEALTDEWVAEETDYGSIDELAEALLAEETTLTDEGLSPVLRLHPPRKGHDGIKHPTKEGGELGKHTTEEIDTLLEAMR; this is encoded by the coding sequence ATGCAGGCAGTCGTCCAGCTCCGCGGCGAGGTCGACCGCTCCGGTGCCGTCGACGACACGCTGTCGATGCTCAACATCGAGCGCGTGAACCACGCGACGCTGGTGCCGGAGACCGACAGCTACCGCGGCATGCTCACGAAGGTCAACGACTACGTCGCGATGGGCGAGCCAAGCCAGGACGTCCTGGCAACCGTGCTCGCAAAGCGCGCCGAGGTCGAGGAAAGCGGCGAGGCCCTCACTGACGAGTGGGTCGCCGAGGAGACAGACTACGGTAGCATCGACGAGCTCGCCGAGGCGCTGCTGGCCGAGGAGACGACCCTCACGGACGAGGGGCTCTCGCCGGTCCTGCGCCTGCACCCCCCGCGCAAGGGGCACGACGGCATCAAGCACCCGACCAAGGAGGGTGGCGAGCTCGGCAAGCACACGACCGAGGAGATCGACACGCTCCTCGAGGCAATGCGATAA
- a CDS encoding uL15m family ribosomal protein yields the protein MTSKKRRQRGSRTHGGGTHKNRRGAGNRGGRGRAGRDKHEFHNYEPLGKHGFKRPQDIQDDVVEINVQKLDEDAVLYAAEDLAEQDGDTYVIDARDVVDGGYDADVVKVLGGGQVRNELAVTADAFSASARGLIEEAGGEAVLSERAESAEEDDADEDAAEE from the coding sequence ATGACGAGCAAGAAACGACGCCAGCGCGGCTCGCGCACGCACGGTGGCGGCACCCACAAGAACCGTCGTGGGGCCGGTAACCGTGGCGGCCGTGGCCGTGCTGGCCGCGACAAGCACGAGTTCCACAACTACGAACCGCTCGGCAAGCACGGGTTCAAGCGCCCGCAGGACATCCAGGACGACGTCGTCGAGATCAACGTCCAGAAGCTCGACGAGGACGCGGTCCTCTACGCGGCCGAGGACCTCGCCGAACAGGACGGTGACACGTACGTCATCGACGCCCGCGACGTGGTCGACGGTGGCTACGACGCCGACGTCGTGAAGGTGCTTGGCGGCGGGCAGGTCCGCAACGAGCTGGCCGTCACCGCCGACGCCTTCAGCGCGAGCGCCCGCGGCCTCATCGAGGAGGCCGGCGGCGAGGCCGTCCTCTCCGAGCGGGCAGAGAGCGCCGAGGAGGACGACGCCGACGAAGACGCGGCCGAGGAGTAA
- the secY gene encoding preprotein translocase subunit SecY: protein MGWKEAAEPVLTRMPSVQRPEGHVPFKRKLGWTGGILVLYFFLTTITVYGTAEVGAAGGADAFGQFRSILAGANRSILHLGIGPIVTASIVLQLLGGANLLGLDTDDPRDQILYQGLQKVLVLVMTALTAIPMVFLSAGILPVAPGAQETLAGFVGVGNATMATRWLIFAQIFIGGVLILFMDEIVSKWGVGSGIGLFIIAGVSQRLVTGFIAVFRDWFSIATGATDINVFTQSGLADLLLNQGHIVALITTLLIFAIVVYAESVRVEIPLSHARVKGARGRFPVKLIYASVLPMILVRALQANIGFLGRGINSMTNAPTWLVQYNNNGQPIGGLFYYLAPIQTPGDWMWWGTGTASSVAAQDGVIHVITRVGVDLTFMILGGALFAIFWVETTDMGPKSTAKQIQNSGMQIPGFRQNVGVIEKVMERYIPQVTVIGGALVGLLAVMANMLGTVGSVTGTGLLLTVSITYKLYEEIAEEQLMEMHPMMRQMFGN from the coding sequence ATGGGTTGGAAAGAAGCCGCCGAACCGGTCCTTACCCGGATGCCCTCGGTCCAGCGACCGGAGGGCCACGTCCCGTTCAAGCGGAAGCTGGGCTGGACTGGCGGCATACTGGTGCTGTACTTCTTCCTCACGACGATCACCGTCTACGGGACGGCGGAGGTCGGAGCCGCAGGCGGAGCCGACGCGTTCGGACAGTTCCGGTCGATCCTGGCCGGTGCCAACCGCTCGATACTGCACCTGGGCATCGGGCCGATCGTCACGGCGTCGATCGTCCTGCAGCTGCTCGGCGGGGCGAACCTCCTCGGACTCGACACGGACGACCCCCGTGACCAGATCCTCTATCAGGGCCTGCAGAAGGTGCTGGTGCTGGTGATGACCGCGCTGACCGCCATCCCGATGGTGTTCCTCTCGGCCGGCATCCTCCCGGTCGCACCCGGTGCGCAGGAGACCCTGGCCGGCTTCGTCGGCGTCGGTAACGCCACGATGGCTACCCGATGGCTCATCTTCGCCCAGATCTTCATCGGCGGCGTCCTCATCCTGTTCATGGACGAGATCGTGAGCAAGTGGGGCGTCGGCTCCGGTATCGGGCTGTTCATCATCGCCGGCGTGAGCCAGCGCCTCGTCACCGGGTTCATCGCGGTGTTCCGCGACTGGTTCAGCATCGCCACCGGGGCCACGGACATCAACGTCTTCACCCAGTCGGGCCTCGCCGACCTGCTGCTCAATCAGGGCCACATCGTCGCGCTCATCACGACGCTGCTGATCTTCGCCATCGTCGTCTACGCGGAGAGCGTCCGCGTCGAGATCCCCCTGAGCCACGCCCGCGTCAAGGGTGCACGCGGTCGATTCCCCGTGAAGCTCATCTACGCGAGCGTCCTGCCGATGATCCTCGTCCGCGCGCTGCAGGCGAACATCGGGTTCCTCGGCCGCGGCATCAACAGTATGACGAACGCGCCGACCTGGCTCGTCCAGTACAACAACAACGGCCAGCCCATCGGCGGCCTGTTCTACTACCTCGCGCCCATCCAGACGCCCGGCGACTGGATGTGGTGGGGCACCGGCACCGCGAGCTCCGTCGCCGCACAGGACGGCGTCATCCACGTCATCACCCGCGTCGGCGTCGACCTCACGTTCATGATCCTCGGCGGTGCACTGTTCGCCATCTTCTGGGTCGAGACGACCGACATGGGCCCGAAGTCGACGGCGAAACAGATCCAGAACTCCGGGATGCAGATCCCCGGCTTCCGTCAGAACGTCGGCGTCATCGAGAAGGTCATGGAGCGCTACATCCCGCAGGTGACCGTCATCGGCGGCGCGCTCGTCGGACTGCTCGCCGTCATGGCGAACATGCTCGGCACCGTCGGGAGCGTTACGGGGACGGGCCTGCTGCTCACCGTCTCCATCACGTACAAGCTGTACGAGGAGATCGCCGAGGAGCAGCTCATGGAGATGCACCCGATGATGCGCCAGATGTTCGGGAACTAG
- a CDS encoding helix-turn-helix transcriptional regulator: protein MRRLLGVGALVLLAVGAVVLAGGATAAAPGPDGSVHTPPNSTDTLGSAQEFDRTQFRIRVFENGSARFAIRYERQLSNESEREQFQQFATEFESNETELYTNFERRARDLVAFGRNETGREMTATGFQRSATEEPSFDGHVGIVTMSFRWTAFAQTADDRVVVADVFEGGFYIGPAQSLVFLPGDGLVFESVSPAGEFSAPTPAESDTVTWQGERSFSDQRPRVVYVPSTTPTTSATTTNTDGGGGGTTATETTTSGPGDSTATSPEGGGSDGSLPMLPIMLGLVLVGLAGAVVWFSRRSEDDDTGTAATDSPSDGGDGGAAATESPAVEPSVPDEELLTDEDRVVDLLEENGGRMRQSNIVDETDWSKSKVSMLLSDMEDDGSISKLRVGRENIVSLAGHEPDAVGSPFDDEQDDGR from the coding sequence ATGCGTCGGCTACTCGGTGTCGGAGCGCTCGTCCTGCTCGCGGTGGGCGCGGTCGTGCTCGCCGGTGGTGCCACAGCGGCGGCACCCGGACCGGACGGGTCGGTCCACACCCCTCCAAACTCGACGGATACGCTGGGCAGTGCACAGGAGTTCGACCGCACACAGTTCCGTATCCGCGTCTTCGAGAACGGCTCGGCGCGCTTTGCCATCCGCTACGAGCGCCAGCTCTCGAACGAGAGCGAGCGCGAGCAGTTCCAGCAGTTCGCGACGGAGTTCGAGTCCAACGAGACCGAGCTGTACACGAACTTCGAGCGCCGCGCCCGCGACCTCGTCGCGTTCGGCCGCAACGAGACCGGGCGAGAGATGACCGCGACCGGCTTCCAACGGAGCGCCACGGAGGAGCCCAGCTTCGACGGCCACGTCGGCATCGTCACCATGTCGTTCCGGTGGACCGCGTTCGCACAGACGGCCGACGACCGCGTCGTCGTCGCGGACGTGTTCGAGGGCGGCTTCTACATCGGCCCCGCGCAGTCGCTCGTCTTCCTCCCCGGTGACGGGCTCGTGTTCGAGAGCGTCTCGCCGGCGGGCGAGTTCTCCGCCCCCACGCCAGCCGAGAGCGACACCGTCACCTGGCAGGGCGAGCGCAGCTTCTCCGACCAGCGCCCGCGCGTCGTCTACGTCCCCTCGACCACCCCGACGACCTCGGCGACCACGACGAACACGGACGGCGGTGGCGGCGGCACCACAGCGACCGAGACCACCACGTCGGGGCCGGGCGACTCGACCGCCACGTCGCCCGAAGGGGGCGGTTCCGACGGCTCGCTCCCGATGCTCCCCATCATGCTCGGGCTCGTCCTCGTCGGCCTCGCCGGCGCGGTCGTCTGGTTCAGCCGCCGCAGCGAGGACGACGACACCGGCACGGCAGCGACCGACAGTCCGTCCGACGGCGGCGACGGCGGTGCCGCGGCGACCGAGAGCCCAGCAGTCGAACCCAGCGTCCCGGACGAGGAGCTGCTCACCGACGAGGACCGCGTCGTCGACCTCCTCGAGGAGAACGGCGGCCGGATGCGCCAGTCCAACATCGTCGACGAGACAGACTGGTCGAAGTCCAAGGTCAGCATGCTGCTCTCGGACATGGAGGACGACGGCAGCATCAGCAAGCTCCGCGTCGGCCGCGAGAACATCGTCAGCCTCGCCGGCCACGAACCCGACGCCGTCGGCTCGCCGTTCGACGACGAGCAGGACGACGGACGGTAA
- a CDS encoding metal-dependent hydrolase family protein, whose translation MSHTLVVRDGTVVDRQGAREADVVAVDGEITRVEPATEVDADTTIHADGSYVAPGLVDAHVHLMMDAGPDPASDVDRSTASLTYRAAGNLRDALAAGVTTVRDLGAPDGIALEAAQAVEAGVTAGPRVVACGRNVVMTGGHGHWFGREADGRDEVRKAVREQLKAGAAVVKCMATGGVLTPGANTGAPELAPDELETLVETASAKGVPTAAHAHGTAGIRNAVDAGIDSIEHGTFMDARAAEEMAEAGTYWVPTASALAGIVDNADDAPIPDYAVEKAREAQAAFEEAFEHALAADVTIAMGTDAGTPFNTFADIPRELALMVEYGMTPEGAFEAATHTAAELVGVDAGRVEPGASADLVLLPGDPRTSVDVWSDVGTVVTRGRQFEPGT comes from the coding sequence GTGAGCCACACGCTCGTCGTCCGCGACGGGACCGTGGTCGACCGTCAGGGCGCACGCGAGGCGGACGTGGTCGCCGTCGACGGCGAGATAACCCGGGTCGAACCCGCCACCGAGGTGGACGCGGACACCACCATCCACGCCGACGGCTCCTACGTCGCGCCCGGGCTGGTCGACGCCCACGTCCACCTGATGATGGACGCCGGCCCCGACCCGGCGAGCGACGTCGACCGGTCGACCGCGTCGCTGACCTACCGCGCGGCGGGCAACCTCCGCGACGCGCTCGCTGCAGGCGTCACGACCGTCCGCGACCTCGGCGCACCCGACGGCATCGCCCTCGAGGCCGCACAGGCGGTCGAGGCTGGCGTCACCGCCGGGCCGCGTGTCGTGGCCTGCGGTCGTAACGTCGTGATGACCGGCGGGCACGGCCACTGGTTCGGTCGCGAGGCCGACGGCCGTGACGAGGTACGCAAGGCCGTCCGCGAGCAGCTCAAGGCCGGCGCGGCGGTCGTGAAGTGCATGGCGACCGGGGGCGTGCTCACGCCCGGCGCGAACACGGGCGCGCCGGAGCTCGCGCCCGACGAACTCGAGACACTCGTCGAGACCGCGAGCGCGAAGGGCGTCCCGACGGCCGCACACGCCCACGGGACGGCTGGCATCCGGAACGCCGTCGATGCAGGCATCGACAGCATCGAGCACGGGACGTTCATGGACGCCAGGGCCGCCGAGGAGATGGCCGAAGCCGGCACGTACTGGGTGCCGACCGCGAGCGCGCTCGCCGGCATCGTCGACAACGCCGACGACGCGCCCATCCCCGACTACGCCGTCGAGAAGGCGAGGGAGGCACAGGCCGCGTTCGAGGAGGCGTTCGAGCACGCGCTGGCGGCAGACGTGACCATCGCGATGGGCACCGACGCCGGCACCCCGTTCAACACGTTCGCCGACATCCCCCGCGAGCTGGCGCTGATGGTCGAGTACGGCATGACGCCAGAAGGCGCGTTCGAGGCCGCCACGCACACCGCCGCGGAGCTCGTCGGCGTCGACGCCGGGCGGGTCGAGCCGGGGGCGTCGGCCGACCTGGTGCTGCTCCCGGGCGATCCCCGGACCTCGGTCGACGTCTGGTCGGACGTCGGGACCGTCGTCACCCGGGGGCGGCAGTTCGAGCCCGGGACCTAG
- a CDS encoding YegP family protein — protein sequence MVATFELYEDRAGKYRWRLVASNGEIIGDSGEGYTTKSGARDAIGRIRERAPDAAIPSFEDTHFEVFRDNAGEYRWRLVADNGRILADSGEGYASKHGARDAAARVRQRVTDAKTEELDDS from the coding sequence ATGGTCGCGACGTTCGAACTGTACGAGGACCGTGCCGGGAAGTACCGCTGGCGGCTTGTCGCCAGCAACGGCGAGATAATCGGCGACAGCGGCGAGGGCTACACCACGAAGTCGGGTGCCCGCGACGCCATCGGGCGCATCCGCGAGCGCGCACCCGATGCCGCCATCCCGTCGTTCGAGGACACCCACTTCGAGGTGTTCCGGGACAACGCGGGCGAGTACCGCTGGCGGCTGGTCGCCGACAACGGCCGCATCCTCGCCGACAGCGGCGAGGGCTACGCGAGCAAGCACGGTGCACGCGACGCGGCGGCGCGTGTCCGGCAGCGCGTGACCGACGCGAAGACCGAGGAGCTGGACGACTCGTGA
- a CDS encoding winged helix-turn-helix transcriptional regulator, whose product MRLRQPTDFLILEALQAQGRNVATNLAHHTDKSRKNINSRLPVLADYGLVEKIGPAQRSGLYEITKKGRIALMYQDKYDEVEDFGALIEGPHASDPQPDGQGQAALVRGADDEEDEDDD is encoded by the coding sequence ATGAGACTACGACAACCCACCGACTTCCTGATACTCGAAGCACTGCAGGCGCAGGGTCGCAACGTCGCGACGAACCTCGCCCACCACACCGACAAGAGCCGCAAGAACATCAACAGCCGGCTGCCCGTGCTGGCCGACTACGGCCTCGTCGAGAAGATCGGTCCGGCACAGCGGTCCGGCCTCTACGAGATCACCAAGAAGGGCCGCATCGCGCTGATGTACCAGGACAAGTACGACGAGGTAGAGGACTTCGGCGCGCTCATCGAGGGCCCCCACGCGAGCGACCCACAGCCCGACGGCCAGGGGCAGGCGGCGCTCGTCCGCGGTGCCGACGACGAGGAGGACGAGGACGACGACTGA
- the thyX gene encoding FAD-dependent thymidylate synthase, whose amino-acid sequence MKVQLLEATEDPEELICTAARNDYYDGYVGDESFETVMESIDGESIEEKQETLIGHLLDHGHFGPFEHPQATFAVKGISRSCMAQITRHRHVSFDVQSMRYVSFDDVDPAEVEEGAMVVTPPSASDPDWVGRNQRTGAVDDETVAKREELFQRSVRQSVEDYQELLDLGMPPEDARFVLPIGTKVNMVMSMNARMLMHVADMRAAADAQWEIREMTERVLDLASEWCPITFEHYDSEMRNRKNRLAP is encoded by the coding sequence ATGAAGGTCCAACTACTCGAGGCCACGGAGGACCCGGAGGAGCTCATCTGCACGGCGGCCCGGAACGACTACTACGACGGCTACGTCGGCGACGAGTCGTTCGAGACGGTGATGGAGAGCATCGACGGGGAGAGCATCGAGGAGAAACAGGAGACGCTCATCGGCCACCTGCTCGACCACGGCCACTTCGGCCCGTTCGAGCACCCGCAGGCGACGTTCGCGGTGAAGGGCATCAGCCGGTCCTGCATGGCCCAGATCACCCGGCATCGCCACGTCAGCTTCGACGTGCAGTCGATGCGGTACGTCAGCTTCGACGACGTCGACCCCGCCGAGGTGGAGGAGGGCGCGATGGTCGTGACACCGCCGTCGGCGTCGGACCCCGACTGGGTGGGGCGCAACCAGCGCACCGGCGCGGTCGACGACGAGACCGTCGCGAAGCGCGAGGAGCTGTTCCAGCGGTCGGTCCGGCAGTCCGTCGAGGACTACCAGGAGCTGCTCGACCTGGGGATGCCGCCGGAGGACGCGCGGTTCGTGCTCCCGATCGGGACGAAGGTGAACATGGTGATGTCGATGAACGCCCGGATGCTGATGCACGTCGCCGACATGCGCGCGGCGGCCGACGCGCAGTGGGAGATCCGCGAGATGACCGAGCGCGTGCTCGACCTCGCGAGCGAGTGGTGCCCCATCACGTTCGAGCACTACGACTCGGAGATGAGGAACCGGAAGAACCGGCTCGCGCCGTAG
- a CDS encoding A/G-specific adenine glycosylase has translation MSTSEEWTFPDDVDHEAVQAALVEWYEADHRDFPWRRTDDPYEILVSEVMSQQTQLGRVVDAWEAFLDRWPTTAALADADRADVVGFWTSHSLGYNNRAKYLHEAARQVEAEYDGSFPETPDELRELMGVGPYTANAVASFAFNDGDAVVDTNVKRVLYRAFDVPDDDATFERVAGELMPAGESRVWNNAIMELGGVACEKTPSCDEAGCPWREWCHAYETGDFTAPDVPTQPSFEGSRRQMRGRVISVLKEYDELELDTLGPRVRVDYSPDGEHGREWLRGLVSDLADDGLVELDDSGEDPVARLQR, from the coding sequence ATGAGCACGTCCGAGGAGTGGACGTTCCCCGACGACGTCGACCACGAGGCGGTGCAGGCCGCCCTCGTCGAGTGGTACGAGGCCGACCACCGCGACTTCCCGTGGCGGCGCACCGACGACCCCTACGAGATACTCGTCTCGGAGGTGATGAGCCAGCAGACCCAGCTCGGCCGCGTCGTCGACGCCTGGGAGGCGTTCCTCGACCGGTGGCCGACGACCGCCGCCCTCGCGGACGCCGACCGCGCGGACGTGGTGGGCTTCTGGACCAGCCACTCGCTGGGCTACAACAACCGCGCGAAGTACCTCCACGAGGCCGCCCGACAGGTCGAAGCGGAGTACGACGGCTCCTTCCCGGAGACGCCCGACGAGCTGCGGGAGCTGATGGGTGTCGGTCCCTACACCGCCAACGCCGTCGCGAGCTTCGCGTTCAACGACGGTGACGCCGTGGTCGACACGAACGTCAAGCGCGTGCTCTACCGCGCCTTCGACGTGCCCGACGACGACGCGACGTTCGAGCGCGTCGCGGGGGAGCTCATGCCCGCCGGCGAGTCCCGCGTCTGGAACAACGCCATCATGGAGCTCGGTGGCGTGGCCTGCGAGAAGACGCCCTCCTGCGACGAGGCCGGCTGCCCGTGGCGCGAGTGGTGCCACGCCTACGAGACCGGGGACTTCACCGCACCCGACGTGCCCACCCAGCCCAGCTTCGAGGGGAGCCGCCGGCAGATGCGCGGCCGGGTGATCTCGGTGCTGAAGGAGTACGACGAACTGGAGCTGGACACGCTCGGCCCGCGCGTGCGGGTGGACTACTCCCCCGACGGCGAACACGGCCGGGAGTGGCTTCGCGGACTGGTGTCCGACCTGGCCGACGACGGACTCGTCGAACTGGACGACTCCGGGGAGGACCCCGTGGCCCGGCTCCAGCGGTAG
- a CDS encoding AIM24 family protein → MKLDQFVEANAPVDAGAGFQKENNRLLRAAVDGTLQIKAGSMIAYTGDLTFTGKSSAEGGLTGFVKEAVSGEGTPIMEAEGSGTIFVADQGKKVQLLSLESDESISVNGMDVLAFESTVDYEINTVSGLSEAAAGGLTNVYLTGPGEVAISTHGDPLVMRPPVTTDPDATVAWSATLSPSIGTNKLIEIGQQSGESMQMEFTGSEGFVVVQPQEEGGQL, encoded by the coding sequence ATGAAACTGGACCAGTTCGTCGAAGCGAACGCCCCCGTCGACGCGGGCGCTGGCTTTCAGAAGGAGAACAACCGGCTGCTGCGGGCCGCCGTGGACGGGACGTTGCAGATTAAGGCGGGTTCGATGATCGCCTACACGGGCGACCTGACGTTCACCGGGAAGTCCTCCGCGGAGGGTGGGCTCACCGGGTTCGTCAAGGAGGCCGTCTCGGGCGAGGGGACACCGATCATGGAGGCCGAAGGCTCCGGGACGATCTTCGTCGCCGACCAGGGCAAGAAAGTGCAGCTCCTCTCGCTGGAGTCGGACGAGTCGATCTCGGTCAACGGGATGGACGTACTGGCGTTCGAGTCGACCGTCGACTACGAGATAAACACGGTCAGCGGCCTCTCCGAGGCCGCCGCGGGCGGGCTGACGAACGTCTACCTGACGGGGCCAGGTGAGGTGGCAATCTCCACGCACGGCGACCCGCTCGTGATGCGCCCGCCCGTCACCACCGACCCCGACGCGACGGTTGCCTGGAGTGCCACCCTCTCGCCGTCGATCGGGACGAACAAGCTCATCGAGATCGGGCAGCAGTCCGGGGAGTCGATGCAGATGGAGTTCACCGGCTCCGAGGGTTTCGTCGTGGTTCAACCGCAGGAGGAGGGCGGCCAGCTCTGA